From the Lactuca sativa cultivar Salinas chromosome 9, Lsat_Salinas_v11, whole genome shotgun sequence genome, the window agacttcgtcctcaagtTCGCGGTCCCGAACAACTCTGAATAGTGCTCCCTCGTCTCCTTCtaaggctcccatgtccactctaaCCTCTTGCGATGTAGCCACTACACCTTTACCAGCTCTACAACCTTATTCCTTAAGGTTTCCGTCTTCCGATCTAAAATTgtcaccggtctctcaatataattcaggcggtcatccacttgaatatcctccaaaggtacaaaTGCAGAATCATTCACTAAACAATTCTGtagctgagagacatgaaaagtgctaTGACTCTGGTTGAGCTCGGCTGGAAGATCAAGATGATATGCTACCCGGCCCACGCAAGCCAGAACCCTGAAGGGACCAATATACCTGGggtccaacttgccccgcttcctaaaccagatgacaccttcaggagaaccatatctctcacctggaactccaagtctgaccaGCGCCTATCATCATAgctcttctgccaactctgagctgtctggagcctgctccgaacctattAAATAGGTCTGTAGGAAAAAtgtcaactttggtcaaacttGAATTTCGTCGCTAATTTGTAGGAAATCCGTAGCTAAACAGTTTCGTAGCTATTCCATAACTATTCCGTAGGAACAAGTCAAATTTAGTCAAACTTTTACTCCCTTCGGTAATCCTTAGGAAATCTTTAGCTATGTATTCCGTAGGAAAACAGTCAACTTTAGTCAAACTTGACTCTCGTCAGTAATCCGTAGCTATTGGTATCCGTATCTATTTTTTAGGTATTGTAGCTACGGAGGAAACCGTAGGTATTCCGTAGCTAGTCCATTGCAAATTCATAGTATAAATTTCTCACGAACGTTTATACTACAGGCCTTTTTCCGTAGCAATTTCGAAGGTATTGTCTTATACCTACCGAATAGGCGAATACATACGGATCGTAAGTATTGCTCAGTTTTCTAATAGCTACTTgtctttttaattttaataaaaaaatttagttttatataaactaatacattagtttttataaaaattaattttagccaaactaaaagaaaaaatatTGTGGCAAACCATCCCTTCCCCTAAATGGCAAGTTTTTGAAAAGGGCTGGCAAAAAGGCTACATAAATGAATCCACTTCCTCTAACTTTATATTTAATCGAAAAAATCTTAAGTTAAACAAAGAGGAAGTGCGAGATCACGGATCCAAAAAAAATGGAGGATGATCTCTAAAAGGTGAATAGGGAGAGAATAAAGTAAAGGAGAGTGAATCACAATCCTAGGTAGGGAAATCTCGAGTATATGTTAAGTGTGAACTTTTAACGTATTTTGTGAAAATTAGATGTCAACGGTCTTTGACTTGGTTgatcttaaaaaaaaattaacttcaaaattacaaatgtggaaaaaaaaatttaacttttaCGTTCTATGATACGGAGTAAAACGGTTTAGAATCAGGGTTGACAGCTTGTGtgtaaaaggaaaaaagaaaaaagaaaatatcaATTCCCAAAACGTTAGTTCAACTTTAGACCAAGTCATGATGATTGGATAATATTATAATGCAAGATATTCCAATTCGGTATGCAAATAGGTGTTTTGGCATCTTACACTAGTTTAGGTAAAGTCAAAGTCTTTGAAGTTTATCGTTATGTCAAATACTTTATTCTTGATGACTATATTGTGATCTATATATATCCAATTATCTctttcaaatttcacaaaactatCATTCTTTCAACTCTAATCACCCAACTCAACTCATCAATCCTTCTTCCACCAAATAGTAGAGAGCCTTAGAGATGGATGTAGATGATGGTGATTATGAAAGGAAAAAAGAGAGAGCCTTAGAGGTAACACCAACATGGGCAGTAGcagttgtggtgtttgtgatacTTGCCATTTCAATTGTTCTTGAATACATCCTTCATCTAATTGGCCATGTATGTACCTCAATTctcatctttcttcttcttctttttttctctTCTATTTTAGTGTCATAAACAACGtataaatttgaaaaaccgaaaacaAAAAAGTAAACAGAATGTTTTTTATTTCTATAAATTTTTAGTGGTTACATAATAAACAAAAGAAAGCACTCGGTGAAGCCCTTGAAAAGATCAAAGCAGGTAAACCTATAATAATCTTTACTTAACTTTTTCTTTATATCGATGACGTGTTATTTAACTTGTTTATTGTATTCAAATCTACTTCCAGAATTGATGATTCTAGGGTTCATATCGCTGCTGCTAACAGTGGGTCAACAACCAATCTCTGATATATGTATTCCGAGTAAAGTTGGACGAACATGGCACCCTTGTAATAAAAACACGGCAGACAATTATTACTATGATCCATGTCTTAAAAAGGTATTGTATTATGTATATCATCTCACTTCTTTGATTTCTATTTAACTTTTGATTACGTTTTTAGATATTTCAGTGTTTTTTTTTCGTTAAATGTTTGTATCTTATAAAATGAcgatatatattaattaaattatgAGAGCTTCGTGTAGGGAAAGGTGCAAATGGTGTCATTTTATGCGATACATCAACTCCACATATTCATCTTTGTGTTGGCTGTGGTTCATGTCTTGTATTGCCTTCTTACCTTGATTTTGGGTAAACTCAAGGTAAAAATCGTCATGATTTTctatcatacatacatacatatatacatacatacaagcAAAAGAGAAACGTTCTTTAATATTTTAATCTCTATGATCTAAAATTGGATTCAGATGAGGAAGTGGAGGGCTTGGGAAGATGAAACCAAGACGCTCGAATATCAGTATCATCACGGTATAGTGTTATATTCAttttttaaagattaattatttatgattatttattgATGAAATGTATAATTATTTCATTATCTTAATTTTTTATTCAGATCCAGAGAGATTTAGGTTTGCACGGGAGACGACTTTTGGGCGTCGACATTTGAGATTTTGGAGTAACTCCACGGTTCTTCTATGGAtcgtaagtatatatatatatatatatatatatatatatatatatatatatatatatatatatatatatatatatatatatatatatatatatatatataaaatagaaaataaaatatcactcTAATCAATTGATTTCTAGAGAACAAACTTATTTGAGTTttgatattatttaaatattttagcaAGTTATAATGAATATTAATCAGTCACAAAACTGACAATATAATTCAGGAAATTTATCACATGGAAAAGTtgacattttatatatatatataaaaattacaTGCAACCGCACATTGATATATATGTCCTGTTTGACTTTTGACCACATCTTTACACAATTTGatagtattttttaaatatttttagaaaCACACATATATATTTCATTctcgaaaaaaataaaaatgtttttagTATTATTATTTAACTCTATAATTGGTGTGCGCACTCGGAATGAATCAATGTTAATTTCTTCGGTTTTAATATTTTAAGTTATAAATTCAAGATTTTAAATTATCATTTTCAAGAAATATGATCAATAACTAAAATATAAAATTGTAATGTATAATATTTGACTTGATATTCcaattatttattatgatatctCATTTAATTATGTTCACTTTTTTTGAATTTGCTGCAAAATGTAGGGCTGTTTTTTCAGGCAATTCTTCAGATCGGTTCCGAAAGTTGATTATCTTACCCTCCGACATGGCTTCATCAATGTAACTACTCTACACAAACCTTTTGATTCAATTATATATTTTGCTCGATTTCCTAAAAAGGAGTAGCAAATTTCACTCGGTATCTTCAcaaattcttttatatatatatatagcttaatAAACACTGTTAATTTGTATATACAGACGCATTTACCTCATGATAGCCAACAACAGTTTGATTTCCACAAATACATTAGTAGGTCACTTGAAGAAGATTTCAAAGTCGTAGTTGGAATAAGGTTGCTCATTTAATCTGTTTTCATTAATCATTGtcaaaaaaaatatttctttttttctaagtattttgaaattttttacttAATCAAACATGCATGAAGCTTATAACACAATTAACCTATGTAATGCAGTCCAGTAGTATGGTTTTTTGCGGTTCTTCTCCTTCTCACCAACACCCATAGTAAGTGACAAAGTTATAAATCAATAATTATTTTATCATAACAACTTATATATTCAATCAAACTCTAAAAAACTTTAGAAATTTATTAACAACATTGTCATACGTTTCTAGTCCTATTAAcaaaattttcacattttttatCTAATGATAGGCTGGAAAGCATACCTTTGGCTTCCCTTCATCCCATTGATTGTAAGTATTAATCTCATCTTCTATATATGTTCATGAGTGGATCAAATATAATCACTAGGATTAATTTGAGACATAATATTGTTGACGAATATATGCAGATAATACTTATAATTGGAACAAAACTACAAGTGATAATAACACAAATGGGGAGAAGAACTCATGAAATGGCAGATGTGGTGAAGGGTACACCAATGGTTCAGCCAGGAGACGATCTTTTCTGGTTTGGTCGACCAAAACTCGTACTCCTATTGATCAACTTTGTTCTCTTTCAGGTCAACATATATACATAACTCACAGTTTTTCAACTCGATTTGTTGCCACTGTGTTCTAATCATATCTTTTACTTTTGGTTTTACAGAATGCGTTTCAACTAGCGTATTTCTTATGGAGTTGGGTAAGCATTTTCACCCAAAAACGCTCGATTTATTGAATGGTTTTGGTATAGAAATGGACAATTTCCAACaagtttctttctttctttttaacagaATAAATTCGGCCTCGATAGTTGCTTCCATGAACGCCCTGAAGACACTGTAATAAGACTAACAATGGCGTGAGTTACAATTACTTGAAACTGTCTAATTACATATATATTAATACGTACACAGCTTAATGCTAATGTTAGTATTTATCTCGTTTTTCAGTGTGGTGATAGAGGTTTTATGTAGTTATGTTACGCTTCCTTTATACGCATTAGTAACACAGGTAAAGTTTTCGATTAACTTCAACTTTGTAGTGTTGCGACTCGCGACATTCTCGTGATTCTTGAACATAgtacaacaaacaaacaaacaaatctATCTTTAATTAAGGCTTGACTTTTGTCGGTTTTTGGTTGACTTGTTGTTTAACAGATGGGTTCGAGAATAAAACCCACCATTTTCAGTGAGGATGTAGCAAAAGCTCTGAAAACATGGCACCATACAGCCAAAAAGAACATCAAGCATGGCCATTCAGCTTCAAATTCACCATTTTCAAGCAGACCTGGAACTCCACTCCATGGAAGTACATCTCCAATGCATCTTTTGCATAGATACCCTGAAAACAGTTTTTATAGCCCTTCAAATTCTCCAAGAGCTGGCTCACACTTTGAGCATGAAGGTTGGGCGAATGAGTCTTCTCATGGACATGAACAGAAATATGAAGACGCTGACAACTTTAGAAGAGATGAAATACATGATATAGAAGAAGGCGAGATTGAAGAACAAATCACAAGTAGTTCGACTCAGTTGCCATCAGGACCAAGACCTGATAGGCATCAACATGAGGCTGATATTTCTGAGTTTACGTTTAAATGAGTAATTAAGTATTGTATAAAAATGAATACATGAGTCATAAATGTAATTTAAACATCTTGATGTATTCCAACACCTTATACTTGTATATCATTTCAATCTCCAATTCATAAAATGTAAGAATTCATTGGGCTAGCCAACGATATCAGGCTTTCGACCATGGAATGATCACCATAAACTGATAAACATCTCTCCTAAAGTTGCTAAGCTTCATTGTCCGAAACTTTTATCGATATTTTTATATGATCATGGAACACATAGAGACATGTTTACAAGTTTTAATTATCCTAAATAATAAAGATTGTTTCCATTACACAAAATATGACGAAAGAAAGAAATGAATGAGTCATTACTAGTCATTACGTTCCATGATGGAATGAAAAACGTGTTCTAATAAGGAATGAAATTTAAGAAAATAAAGGAAAGATCATAGTTCATTTTATTTCCATGAGATAATACAAATAGATATTTTCATTCATCATTGAACCATTTTAGTATTTATTTCCCaatttcattatatcaacatTACCTACCTAGGTTGATAATGCCAAAAAAATATAATGTCAAATAGAAAGCCACGTCAACCTAAATCTGCGCTACATGTGCACAAGAGATGCTCAATAAATGTTTTTGTTTTCTGTGGTCCTCGCATTAGTTATCGTGTCGGAGAGTTGTTTTAttacttttaataaattaaacttcgACCAAAATATAAAACATTCAGCAATTCAGCATGCAAAAACAGTAAATATATATATACCAGCAAGAAAATACTATTCATCTatgtaattaaaataaaactaaaaacgcTCTatgttataaataataatatCATAATTTGATCCATCAACAATACATGTTATAAATAACAAGTGGTATTTTGAACCATCGACCAAAGAGTATGTTTTTGATTCAATCAATGTCGTCTTCCAGTTCTTCAAACCCATCTTCATCAAGATTCAACACCCACTCAATAAGAAAATTGGCATctgttttttatgaaaataattttACCATGTTTTGATGAAAATAATTACACCTTCAACCAGTTTAATTATTTGATCAACGATATTATAAAACTAAAAATCACCAAGTAAAACTTTGTTCTAGTTCTTAAGTTTCTTGATTCTCTACATGAGAGTTGGGAACACCATATAGTTGTTCTTATAAAAACAGAGAGAAGATCAAAGCCATGGATTCGTTAGAGTCTATTTGGAAACTTAAGGAACTATGAGAAAACCAAGGCTTGGAGAAGGAAAATCATCAAAGACATGAAGGAAGCTACGAAAGTAAGTTCCTCAACTCTGATTTCAAAGAGCAAGAAGATTGTCGTCCACCTCAGAAGATGAATCAATTGCAATTGATTGTGATGATGACCAgatggcccagtttgtaaagctGGCTTCCTAAACAGCTCTTATTAGACACGAGGACGTGCACGTCATCATTTCTCCTACTTTTCTTTCTGTGAATGAAATAGATCtcactttatttattttaaaataaaaaaaaaattacttttaagatttataattttttttaaatgactaatgaacataaaaataaaaattatataaaaaaaataagatttaaataagtagaaaaacaataaaaaaaactacattgtaaaaaaaacataacttcatAATCTTTCCCCTCTTCTTAAAAACTAGCTCGAAAGCCGGTTCTGAAAATGATAGGCGTTTTTTCATCAAAAACCTCGTATCCTCCATTTTCTTGTCTCTCCGTGCGCTCCTTTTTTTTCGGCTTCTTTTTCTTTGTCGAATATCAAACATTTAGCGAAATTAATATTATATTGATCAAATGTTGCCATCATTTTCTGCATTTCGTCCGCGTCCTTGATGAAATCTGATGCGCCCGAAGTTCTCTTTCCCTTCCTTTTTTCCTTTTCTCCTACCCATCGGTCGGAGAATTTCTTCTAGATCGAGTTCGTCCTCATCATTTAAATCGGAGGAAGTTGTGTAACAACTAGTGCCCGTTTTTTGTTCGCTTTGATTGTTGTACTTTAAGTATAAAGTCTTGCTCGTATTTTTTCCACCTAAGAATCAATATTTTCCAACAACCGTGTCACTTGAATGATTTTCT encodes:
- the LOC111901581 gene encoding MLO-like protein 12 isoform X1, whose product is MDVDDGDYERKKERALEVTPTWAVAVVVFVILAISIVLEYILHLIGHWLHNKQKKALGEALEKIKAELMILGFISLLLTVGQQPISDICIPSKVGRTWHPCNKNTADNYYYDPCLKKGKVQMVSFYAIHQLHIFIFVLAVVHVLYCLLTLILGKLKMRKWRAWEDETKTLEYQYHHDPERFRFARETTFGRRHLRFWSNSTVLLWIGCFFRQFFRSVPKVDYLTLRHGFINTHLPHDSQQQFDFHKYISRSLEEDFKVVVGISPVVWFFAVLLLLTNTHSWKAYLWLPFIPLIIILIIGTKLQVIITQMGRRTHEMADVVKGTPMVQPGDDLFWFGRPKLVLLLINFVLFQNAFQLAYFLWSWNKFGLDSCFHERPEDTVIRLTMAVVIEVLCSYVTLPLYALVTQMGSRIKPTIFSEDVAKALKTWHHTAKKNIKHGHSASNSPFSSRPGTPLHGSTSPMHLLHRYPENSFYSPSNSPRAGSHFEHEGWANESSHGHEQKYEDADNFRRDEIHDIEEGEIEEQITSSSTQLPSGPRPDRHQHEADISEFTFK
- the LOC111901581 gene encoding MLO-like protein 6 isoform X2; its protein translation is MILGFISLLLTVGQQPISDICIPSKVGRTWHPCNKNTADNYYYDPCLKKGKVQMVSFYAIHQLHIFIFVLAVVHVLYCLLTLILGKLKMRKWRAWEDETKTLEYQYHHDPERFRFARETTFGRRHLRFWSNSTVLLWIGCFFRQFFRSVPKVDYLTLRHGFINTHLPHDSQQQFDFHKYISRSLEEDFKVVVGISPVVWFFAVLLLLTNTHSWKAYLWLPFIPLIIILIIGTKLQVIITQMGRRTHEMADVVKGTPMVQPGDDLFWFGRPKLVLLLINFVLFQNAFQLAYFLWSWNKFGLDSCFHERPEDTVIRLTMAVVIEVLCSYVTLPLYALVTQMGSRIKPTIFSEDVAKALKTWHHTAKKNIKHGHSASNSPFSSRPGTPLHGSTSPMHLLHRYPENSFYSPSNSPRAGSHFEHEGWANESSHGHEQKYEDADNFRRDEIHDIEEGEIEEQITSSSTQLPSGPRPDRHQHEADISEFTFK